A single window of Candidatus Edwardsbacteria bacterium DNA harbors:
- a CDS encoding polysaccharide deacetylase family protein, which yields MVWRSRFGRPAGNYIPILAYHKVDKKFELGGTWTTPGQFQKHMDYIKAKGITPVTLSRAVELMRSGESKNKKYVCLTFDDAYEGLYNYAWPILQKHGYPATIFVVTDYVGRENEWDVNWGGRKFRHLGWKQIIEMSEAGIEFGSHTRTHQDLRRLDDDELRDELVGAKNILEKYLGQKIGTLSYPFGRYDQRVMEAAGEYGYDAACSLSPQMKNNQINFMALRRSAVYITDIMWDYQNKIVQEGRFFWLQDLWCRMINFCAGGTIIAQSTIKLFRPKKRIFDDDFLKNP from the coding sequence TATCATAAGGTTGATAAAAAATTCGAACTGGGCGGGACTTGGACCACACCGGGACAATTCCAAAAACATATGGACTATATCAAGGCCAAGGGCATAACTCCGGTGACGCTTTCCCGGGCGGTGGAATTGATGAGAAGCGGTGAGAGCAAAAACAAAAAATATGTCTGTCTTACCTTCGATGATGCCTATGAGGGATTGTATAATTATGCCTGGCCCATTCTGCAAAAGCACGGATATCCCGCCACCATTTTTGTGGTCACCGATTATGTGGGCAGGGAGAACGAATGGGATGTCAACTGGGGAGGCCGTAAATTCAGGCATCTCGGGTGGAAGCAGATCATCGAGATGTCTGAAGCCGGCATCGAATTCGGATCCCATACCCGCACCCATCAGGACCTTCGCCGGCTTGATGATGATGAGTTGAGGGACGAACTGGTCGGGGCAAAAAATATTTTGGAAAAATATCTGGGGCAAAAAATCGGGACGCTGTCCTATCCCTTCGGCCGTTATGATCAGCGGGTAATGGAGGCTGCCGGCGAATACGGCTATGATGCGGCCTGCAGTCTTTCTCCCCAAATGAAAAATAACCAAATAAATTTTATGGCCCTGCGCCGCAGTGCGGTTTATATCACCGATATAATGTGGGATTATCAGAACAAAATAGTCCAGGAAGGAAGGTTCTTTTGGCTGCAGGACCTGTGGTGCCGGATGATAAATTTTTGTGCCGGGGGAACAATAATCGCCCAAAGCACAATAAAATTATTTCGCCCCAAAAAAAGAATTTTCGACGATGACTTTCTCAAAAACCCGTAA